One genomic segment of Stenotrophomonas sp. 704A1 includes these proteins:
- a CDS encoding autotransporter family protein, whose translation MNASPPRRRREPACARVARHPLIPSLLASALWAVLPAHAGELQGPLKVVDGGSLQLDASDTLQHAGSGFALDVNGVGSTAFIDGSRIEITGGGSGVQASAGGSVLIEGGHLQLGNGSANVAYALNATGTGSEIHANGLVIDAYRNVSGYGTVNATGGGRIWLQGGSVSSGGHALYATGRGSELHVARTTISNGANSTAYAEGGALLSLESLTMTFAEATSGNSGRLSSSGADSVLSLRDVDVVNGYFDIGNGGTLRTVGGSASSNGGSVRLLGNSANKVYSSADITGGRFETVGGYAVNVNSWGQLTANGAHFTVRDGFSGIWLSGADSLADLTDTRISTYGDNGYGHGLDVWGGTATISGGSIDTHGDGVYGLRASGSNPPTPYSRIRARDLDISTYGNGGGGVFLGGSTADAQLDGGSITTLGSSSFGIVQMNTARLSADNLHIHAQGANSGAYRSYITVFGPYWDRLVFNNSQLQTEDGPAVWLQGSNHELTFNNSDVVARQAGTLEGGRLLRVSDTVFTDGSSVATSDILFTADNSRLSGDVVVDSATANVQMNLRNGTLFTGALRADSGYQVATLALDGGSQWNVRGDSSVGTLDHAGTIAFVAPTADDFKTLTVTGDYVGNGGSWVFNRALGDDASRGDQLVIQGDSRGNASVSVRNAGGAGALTSEGIRLISVAGQSDATFSLQGRAVAGAYDYFLFKGGVSSPDDGNWYLRSEYVPPVDPPNPPDPPVDPPIDPPNPPLPPVDPPVDPPVDPPVDPLPPAPPRVERPEPAVYQANQSTALGMFRHSLYDRAGDPAGSNDEGGDAIAWAHVRSRQPDSRGAQVQVDSEANSVLLGVGRRFSANPGGQLQAGVMVGQGRARSDSRSQVTSYRAHGVVEGTSLGLYATWLQDARMERGAYVDGWLQYGRFRNNVQGEGLQKERYRSRSWTGSAEAGYVLPLRHTAQHALYLEPQLQVIHGRYDADRVVEANGTVVESRDKDSTTTRLGVRLYSRSLTQQQGQVQPFVAVNWWSGGNEAAIAVDGERLRRQLPRDIYEAAAGVQVNLSGGWRGWGQLSRQSGGMGFHDVSGQLGLSYRW comes from the coding sequence ATGAACGCCTCCCCCCCACGGCGCCGCCGTGAGCCTGCCTGCGCGCGCGTGGCGCGCCATCCCCTGATTCCCAGCCTGCTCGCCAGTGCGCTGTGGGCCGTATTGCCGGCCCACGCGGGCGAACTGCAGGGGCCGCTGAAGGTCGTCGATGGCGGCTCCCTGCAGCTCGATGCCTCCGATACGCTGCAGCATGCCGGCAGCGGTTTCGCGCTGGACGTGAACGGCGTCGGCAGCACTGCCTTCATCGATGGCAGCCGCATCGAGATCACTGGCGGGGGCAGCGGCGTGCAGGCCTCCGCAGGGGGCAGCGTGCTGATCGAGGGTGGTCACCTCCAGCTCGGCAATGGCAGCGCCAACGTCGCCTATGCGTTGAACGCCACGGGTACCGGCAGCGAGATCCACGCCAACGGTCTGGTCATCGACGCCTACCGGAACGTCTCCGGCTACGGCACGGTTAATGCCACCGGCGGTGGCAGGATCTGGCTGCAGGGCGGCAGCGTGAGCAGCGGCGGGCATGCGCTGTATGCCACCGGGCGTGGCAGCGAACTGCATGTCGCCCGAACCACCATCAGCAATGGCGCCAACAGCACGGCGTACGCGGAAGGCGGTGCGCTGCTGTCGCTGGAATCGCTGACGATGACCTTCGCCGAAGCGACCAGCGGCAACAGCGGGCGCCTGTCGTCCAGTGGCGCGGACAGCGTGCTCTCGCTGCGCGATGTGGACGTGGTCAACGGCTACTTCGACATCGGCAACGGCGGCACCCTGCGCACCGTGGGCGGCAGCGCCAGCAGCAACGGCGGCAGCGTCCGCCTGCTCGGCAACAGTGCGAACAAGGTGTACTCCAGCGCCGACATCACCGGCGGCCGCTTCGAGACCGTCGGCGGCTACGCGGTCAACGTCAACAGCTGGGGCCAGCTGACCGCCAACGGCGCCCACTTCACCGTGCGCGATGGTTTTTCCGGCATCTGGCTGTCCGGCGCGGACTCGCTGGCCGACCTGACCGATACCAGGATCAGCACGTACGGCGACAACGGCTACGGCCACGGACTGGACGTCTGGGGCGGCACCGCAACGATCAGCGGTGGCAGCATCGATACCCACGGCGACGGGGTGTATGGCCTGCGCGCCTCGGGCAGCAATCCGCCAACGCCCTACTCGCGCATCCGCGCCAGGGACCTGGACATCAGCACCTACGGCAACGGTGGTGGCGGCGTATTCCTGGGCGGCAGTACGGCCGATGCACAGCTGGACGGCGGCTCGATCACCACGCTGGGCAGTTCCTCGTTCGGCATCGTGCAGATGAACACCGCCAGGCTCAGCGCCGACAACCTGCACATCCATGCGCAGGGCGCGAACTCCGGTGCCTACCGCTCCTACATCACCGTATTCGGTCCGTACTGGGACCGCCTGGTGTTCAACAACAGCCAGCTGCAGACCGAAGACGGTCCGGCCGTTTGGCTGCAGGGCAGCAACCACGAGCTGACCTTCAACAACAGCGACGTCGTCGCGCGCCAGGCCGGCACTCTGGAGGGTGGCCGCCTGCTGCGGGTCAGCGATACCGTGTTCACCGACGGAAGTTCGGTTGCCACGTCCGACATCCTGTTCACCGCCGACAACAGCCGCCTGAGCGGCGACGTGGTGGTCGACAGTGCGACCGCCAACGTGCAGATGAACCTTCGCAACGGCACCCTGTTCACCGGTGCGCTGCGCGCTGACTCGGGATACCAGGTGGCGACACTGGCGCTGGATGGCGGCAGCCAGTGGAACGTGCGCGGCGATTCCAGCGTTGGCACGCTGGACCATGCCGGCACCATCGCCTTCGTCGCGCCCACGGCGGACGACTTCAAGACCCTGACCGTCACCGGTGACTACGTCGGCAACGGCGGCAGCTGGGTATTCAACCGCGCGCTCGGCGATGATGCCTCGCGCGGTGACCAGCTGGTGATCCAGGGCGACAGCCGTGGCAACGCCAGCGTCAGCGTGCGCAATGCCGGTGGCGCCGGCGCATTGACCAGCGAAGGCATCCGCCTGATCAGCGTGGCCGGCCAGTCCGATGCCACCTTCAGCCTGCAGGGGCGCGCGGTGGCCGGCGCCTATGACTACTTCCTGTTCAAGGGCGGCGTCTCCAGTCCGGACGACGGCAACTGGTACCTGCGCTCGGAGTACGTACCGCCGGTGGATCCGCCGAACCCGCCCGATCCGCCGGTCGACCCGCCGATCGACCCGCCGAACCCGCCGCTGCCGCCGGTGGACCCGCCGGTCGATCCCCCGGTCGATCCGCCCGTTGACCCGTTGCCGCCGGCACCGCCACGCGTGGAACGACCGGAGCCGGCTGTGTACCAGGCCAACCAGAGCACTGCGTTGGGCATGTTCCGGCACAGCCTGTACGACCGCGCCGGCGACCCGGCGGGCAGCAACGATGAAGGCGGTGATGCCATTGCCTGGGCACACGTGCGCAGCCGCCAGCCGGACAGCCGCGGCGCACAGGTGCAGGTGGACAGTGAAGCCAACAGCGTGCTGCTGGGTGTCGGCCGTCGCTTCAGCGCCAATCCGGGCGGCCAGCTGCAGGCCGGTGTGATGGTCGGCCAGGGCCGCGCGCGCAGCGACAGCCGCTCGCAGGTGACCAGCTACCGCGCACACGGTGTGGTCGAGGGCACCAGCCTGGGCCTGTATGCGACCTGGCTGCAGGATGCCCGGATGGAACGTGGTGCCTATGTGGATGGCTGGCTGCAGTACGGCCGCTTCCGCAACAACGTGCAGGGCGAGGGCCTGCAGAAGGAGCGCTACCGCTCGCGCAGCTGGACCGGTTCGGCCGAGGCCGGATACGTGCTGCCCCTGCGTCACACCGCGCAGCACGCACTCTATCTGGAACCGCAGCTGCAGGTGATCCACGGTCGCTACGACGCCGACCGCGTGGTCGAGGCCAACGGCACCGTGGTCGAAAGCCGCGACAAGGACAGCACCACCACGCGCCTGGGCGTACGCCTCTACAGCCGTTCGCTGACGCAGCAACAGGGCCAGGTACAGCCGTTCGTGGCAGTGAACTGGTGGTCCGGTGGCAACGAGGCCGCCATCGCCGTGGACGGTGAACGCCTGCGCCGGCAACTGCCGCGCGACATCTACGAAGCTGCGGCCGGCGTGCAGGTGAACCTGTCCGGTGGCTGGCGCGGCTGGGGCCAGCTCAGCCGGCAGAGCGGCGGCATGGGCTTCCACGATGTCAGTGGCCAGCTGGGCCTTTCGTACCGCTGGTGA
- a CDS encoding response regulator transcription factor produces MTTRILIADDHPIVLAGIRDVLAGELDLEIVGEAADPATLVELMASTRPHAVITDYSMPGGDSFGDGIKLISFLHRSFPDTPLLVLTMVSNPSLVAAMYAAGAGGVVLKSHGLGSLVQALRTVLADRTYRPAGLMPVAAAAPADAAAVLERLSPRELEVIRLFTGGMSVGDIARQLQRSTKTVSTQKISAMRKLGVDSDQALIEYCLQASLFG; encoded by the coding sequence ATGACCACCCGCATCCTCATCGCTGATGACCATCCGATCGTGCTTGCCGGCATCCGCGATGTGCTGGCCGGCGAGCTGGACCTTGAGATCGTCGGCGAGGCCGCAGATCCGGCAACCCTGGTCGAGCTGATGGCCAGCACCCGGCCGCACGCGGTGATCACCGACTACAGCATGCCCGGCGGTGACAGCTTCGGCGATGGCATCAAGCTGATCTCGTTCCTGCACCGCAGTTTTCCCGACACCCCCCTGCTGGTCCTGACGATGGTGTCCAACCCGTCACTGGTGGCGGCGATGTATGCCGCAGGGGCCGGTGGCGTGGTGCTCAAGAGCCACGGCTTGGGCAGCCTGGTGCAGGCCCTGCGCACGGTGCTGGCCGATCGCACCTACCGGCCTGCCGGGCTGATGCCGGTGGCCGCCGCCGCACCCGCCGATGCCGCGGCGGTGCTCGAACGGCTGTCGCCCCGGGAGCTGGAGGTGATCCGGCTGTTCACCGGCGGCATGAGCGTGGGTGATATCGCCCGCCAGCTGCAGCGCAGCACCAAGACCGTCAGTACGCAGAAGATCAGCGCGATGCGCAAACTGGGCGTGGACAGCGACCAGGCCCTGATCGAGTACTGCCTGCAGGCCTCTCTGTTCGGGTGA
- a CDS encoding hybrid sensor histidine kinase/response regulator, producing MHALLIGVVVLATLQAGLLLSTGSQLFNEEQSKIRYHFRRLDGTLQEQERFLRQWRLHDVGSRGQAVADSGSAPQGGPLFANFAQIGSGDDASAAPAELGDRFLRFHGAFWAASRFPPPQCLLVDGLGQRGLLAPLQTSASDAGQSSPHHLQPALAAIHQVLRERPALRRGNIIWAPVAWRDGQTRLLTIAHAPQDARLWGERSEDSLAALACLLDPGRVDDYRQVMGTAVFERLSLFDGGGRLLLGDADDARRNGPAWQAGRDGLVFRMHSERGWLAVYHVGWQQVFQHPRGPLLGSVAVALLLAIGGVLILRAYRRSVIEPLRRNHARLLESEAFSRTILDNAPIGLCLLRRSDGRVLLDNALARRWLGEDHDDGGWHGPWRRSVLSAGRTPVGDGLAYTTPDSRHLLITATAARYRGEPAVLCLFIDLSSQHEAEQVLQQARRAADQANRAKSQFLATMSHEIRTPLYGVLGTLELLGLTPLDARQQDYLGTIQRSSSTLMQLISDILDVSKAEAGQLSLEPGPFDPVRLTEDALESYAAAAAHKGLQFYACIDADVPSAVSGDAARIRQILNNLISNALKFTDSGRVVVRLAAQDVHGRPGLRWQVADTGIGIAGEHQAHLFEPFFQANPGTDAMRGTGLGLAICAHLVALMQGQLRVVSESGLGSSFSVELPLPPAPSDPLQAPPPRLPPALAVQVRGGVREFAQSICERLQQRGAQASLHREDSELCDPATVMLDLVLDEGTPDCSGPQVVACRDGGMQPQPVQGHWQVGLHRLDAIVVALAAASGRPLPADARGHLPVPRRFGLHVLVAEDNPINQAILRGQLEQLGCHAVVASDGNEALGYWQQRPFALVLTDLNMPGLDGYGLARALRARGVGVPIHGATANADPTERQRCYDAGMQGVLVKPITLEALQRVLAQVAAPAPEPPARAEAVQVDPPLRVPDTMQTLFLQTMQADLDSLQRAIDDQAPARVAQVLHRIRGALVIVDAPALVANGEQIEQQIAGGERLPALHAALAGFRQRLQRLLEPLAQRGPSSSSSPPTSP from the coding sequence GTGCATGCCCTGCTGATCGGCGTGGTGGTGCTGGCAACGCTGCAGGCCGGCCTGCTGCTCTCCACCGGCAGCCAGCTGTTCAACGAAGAACAGAGCAAGATCCGCTACCACTTCCGGCGGCTCGATGGCACCTTGCAGGAACAGGAACGCTTCCTGCGCCAATGGCGGCTTCACGATGTCGGCAGCCGCGGGCAGGCGGTGGCCGACAGCGGCAGCGCGCCGCAGGGTGGCCCGCTGTTCGCCAATTTCGCGCAGATCGGCAGCGGCGATGACGCGTCCGCAGCGCCGGCCGAACTGGGTGACCGCTTCCTGCGCTTCCATGGCGCGTTCTGGGCTGCATCGCGCTTCCCGCCGCCGCAGTGCCTGCTGGTGGATGGCCTGGGCCAGCGCGGCCTGCTCGCTCCCCTGCAGACCTCCGCCAGCGATGCCGGTCAGAGCAGCCCGCACCACCTGCAGCCGGCCCTGGCCGCGATCCACCAGGTGCTGCGCGAACGCCCCGCGCTGCGCCGCGGCAACATCATCTGGGCGCCGGTGGCGTGGCGCGACGGGCAGACCCGGCTGCTGACCATCGCCCATGCACCGCAGGATGCACGGCTGTGGGGCGAGCGCAGCGAGGACTCGCTGGCCGCCCTGGCCTGCCTGCTCGACCCTGGACGCGTCGATGACTACCGGCAGGTGATGGGAACGGCAGTGTTCGAGCGCCTGTCACTGTTTGATGGCGGTGGCCGGCTGCTGCTGGGTGATGCCGATGATGCGCGGCGCAACGGTCCGGCCTGGCAGGCCGGCCGCGATGGCCTGGTGTTCCGCATGCACAGCGAGCGGGGCTGGCTGGCGGTGTACCACGTGGGCTGGCAGCAGGTGTTCCAGCATCCGCGCGGGCCGCTGCTGGGCAGTGTCGCGGTGGCGTTGCTGCTGGCCATCGGTGGCGTCCTGATCCTGCGCGCCTACCGGCGTTCGGTGATCGAGCCGTTGCGTCGCAACCATGCACGGCTGCTGGAAAGCGAGGCGTTCAGCCGCACCATCCTCGACAACGCACCGATCGGCCTGTGCCTGCTGCGGCGTAGCGACGGGCGCGTGCTGCTGGACAACGCGCTGGCGCGGCGCTGGCTGGGCGAAGACCACGATGACGGCGGCTGGCATGGCCCTTGGCGGCGCAGCGTGCTGTCGGCCGGTCGCACCCCGGTGGGCGATGGGCTGGCCTACACCACGCCGGACAGCCGCCACCTGCTGATCACCGCGACAGCAGCGCGCTATCGCGGCGAACCTGCCGTGCTGTGCCTGTTCATCGACCTCAGCAGCCAGCACGAGGCAGAACAGGTGCTGCAGCAGGCGCGGCGCGCGGCCGACCAGGCCAACCGGGCCAAGAGCCAGTTCCTGGCCACCATGAGCCACGAGATCCGCACACCGCTGTACGGCGTGCTCGGCACGCTGGAACTGCTCGGCCTGACCCCGCTGGACGCACGGCAGCAGGACTACCTGGGTACCATCCAGCGTTCTTCTTCGACACTGATGCAGCTGATCAGCGACATCCTGGACGTCAGCAAGGCCGAGGCCGGCCAGTTGAGCCTGGAACCGGGCCCGTTCGATCCGGTGCGGCTGACCGAGGATGCGCTGGAGTCCTATGCGGCCGCAGCGGCGCACAAGGGCCTGCAGTTCTATGCGTGCATCGATGCCGACGTGCCCTCTGCCGTCAGCGGCGACGCGGCCCGCATCCGCCAGATCCTCAACAACCTGATCAGCAACGCGCTGAAGTTCACCGACAGCGGGCGCGTGGTGGTGCGTCTGGCCGCGCAGGACGTGCACGGGCGCCCAGGGCTGCGCTGGCAGGTGGCCGATACCGGCATCGGCATTGCCGGTGAACACCAGGCGCACCTGTTCGAACCCTTCTTCCAGGCCAACCCGGGAACCGATGCGATGCGCGGTACCGGGCTGGGGCTGGCCATCTGCGCGCACCTGGTGGCGCTGATGCAGGGCCAGTTGCGGGTGGTCAGCGAGAGTGGCCTGGGCAGCAGCTTCAGCGTTGAGCTGCCACTGCCGCCGGCGCCATCCGATCCCCTGCAGGCGCCGCCGCCACGGTTGCCGCCAGCGCTGGCGGTACAGGTGCGCGGCGGCGTGCGCGAATTCGCCCAGTCGATCTGCGAGCGGCTGCAGCAGCGCGGCGCGCAGGCCAGCCTGCATCGCGAGGACAGCGAACTGTGCGATCCGGCGACGGTGATGCTCGATCTGGTGCTCGACGAGGGCACACCCGACTGCAGTGGGCCGCAGGTCGTCGCCTGCCGCGACGGCGGAATGCAGCCGCAGCCGGTGCAGGGCCATTGGCAGGTCGGCCTGCACCGGCTGGACGCCATCGTGGTGGCGCTGGCCGCAGCCAGCGGACGGCCGCTGCCGGCCGATGCCCGCGGGCACCTGCCGGTACCGCGCAGGTTTGGCCTGCATGTGCTGGTGGCCGAGGACAATCCGATCAACCAGGCGATCCTGCGCGGCCAGCTGGAACAGCTCGGCTGCCACGCGGTGGTCGCCAGTGATGGCAACGAGGCGCTCGGCTACTGGCAGCAGCGGCCCTTCGCGCTGGTACTGACCGATCTCAACATGCCCGGGCTGGATGGGTATGGGCTGGCGCGCGCGCTGCGTGCACGCGGGGTGGGCGTCCCGATCCATGGCGCTACCGCCAACGCCGACCCGACCGAACGGCAGCGCTGCTACGACGCAGGCATGCAGGGCGTACTGGTCAAACCGATCACGCTGGAAGCGCTGCAGCGTGTTCTGGCGCAGGTGGCCGCACCTGCACCGGAACCCCCGGCCCGCGCAGAAGCCGTGCAGGTCGACCCTCCGCTGCGGGTGCCGGACACCATGCAGACCCTGTTCCTGCAGACCATGCAGGCCGACCTGGACAGCCTGCAGCGCGCGATCGACGACCAGGCGCCCGCACGGGTGGCACAGGTGCTGCATCGCATCCGTGGCGCGCTGGTGATCGTCGATGCACCGGCACTGGTGGCCAACGGCGAGCAGATCGAGCAGCAGATCGCCGGCGGAGAACGCCTGCCTGCGCTGCACGCGGCGCTGGCCGGGTTCAGGCAGCGGCTGCAGCGCCTGCTTGAGCCGCTGGCCCAGCGCGGGCCCTCCTCCTCTTCCAGCCCCCCGACATCCCCATGA
- a CDS encoding EAL domain-containing response regulator, with protein sequence MTQRVLILEDQPFQRGYLVNLFSARAGVQVDACEDVDAAIALCACQIYDLVVSDLLMPGQDGIQFIQALAAQPRPPRLAVVSAASRRMMSSARLMAESLGLEVVGLLSKPVTASDVETLFDVVAQAPAAARAGPAALAPEPDEAQLRQALADGSLTAWFQPKKSLQTGRVVAAEALVRWRHPQLGTLAPGSFLPALCRHGLEGELLRAMLKASIQAQARWRAQGFRVPVSINLPPHLLEQSDLPDELLALTLAAGGHPADLCFELMENSTTRHVSDFYAGACRLRMKGFGLAQDDFGQGLSSVHNLVNTPFTEVKIDRALVSGCARDPALHLTLSTVIALANQLGLTIVAEGVESDADLAALRQLGCNQVQGFLISQALPSDDFTRLLDEDPAPPVSAGAHAASR encoded by the coding sequence ATGACCCAGCGCGTCCTGATCCTGGAAGACCAGCCGTTCCAGCGCGGCTATCTCGTCAATCTGTTCAGCGCGCGCGCCGGCGTGCAGGTCGATGCCTGCGAAGACGTCGATGCGGCGATCGCCCTGTGTGCCTGCCAGATCTACGACCTGGTGGTGAGCGACCTGCTGATGCCGGGCCAGGATGGCATCCAGTTCATCCAGGCCTTGGCCGCGCAGCCGCGGCCGCCACGTCTGGCAGTGGTCAGCGCGGCGTCGCGGCGGATGATGAGTTCGGCCCGGCTGATGGCCGAATCGCTGGGGCTGGAGGTGGTCGGCCTGCTGTCCAAGCCGGTCACCGCCAGCGACGTTGAAACGCTGTTCGATGTGGTGGCCCAGGCTCCTGCGGCGGCGCGGGCGGGCCCGGCGGCGCTGGCCCCCGAGCCGGATGAAGCGCAGCTGCGGCAGGCTCTCGCCGATGGCAGTCTGACCGCCTGGTTCCAGCCGAAGAAGTCGCTGCAGACCGGCCGCGTGGTCGCCGCTGAGGCGCTGGTGCGCTGGCGCCACCCACAGCTGGGCACGCTGGCGCCGGGCAGTTTCCTGCCGGCGCTGTGCCGTCATGGCCTGGAGGGCGAGCTGCTGCGCGCGATGCTCAAGGCCAGCATCCAGGCGCAGGCACGCTGGCGCGCGCAGGGCTTCCGCGTGCCGGTGTCGATCAACCTGCCGCCGCACCTGCTGGAGCAGTCCGACCTGCCCGACGAACTGCTTGCACTGACGCTCGCTGCGGGCGGCCATCCGGCCGATCTGTGCTTCGAGCTGATGGAGAACAGCACCACCCGCCATGTCAGCGATTTCTACGCGGGTGCATGCCGCCTGCGCATGAAGGGCTTCGGCCTGGCCCAGGATGACTTCGGCCAGGGCCTGAGCTCGGTGCACAACCTGGTCAATACGCCCTTCACCGAGGTCAAGATCGATCGCGCGCTGGTCAGCGGCTGTGCGCGCGATCCGGCACTGCACCTGACCTTGTCCACGGTGATCGCGTTGGCCAACCAGCTGGGCCTGACCATCGTCGCCGAGGGCGTGGAAAGTGATGCCGACCTGGCCGCGCTGCGGCAGCTGGGCTGCAACCAGGTGCAGGGCTTCCTGATCTCGCAGGCGCTGCCGTCGGACGACTTCACCCGGCTGCTGGACGAAGATCCCGCCCCGCCGGTCAGCGCCGGGGCCCACGCTGCATCGCGCTGA
- a CDS encoding response regulator, producing the protein MFRFPRPSLPLAAPPATASVLLRWLTVCVFLCLLAATGFYLMAALTADISTHRRNMNAAAYRAQIYFDQREALLRYLGDSVVVGDPAATTSEAVRQLPLDGPGGTAGQRLLLSPRAEHTLQALQTHLLLVDASGTHWLAGGQADVDIARLPSLQTLQARSGSLRGKDPMYWLRPGDSGVALAQPVQAGPRPAQWLVLLLDGAAAAAMIDGQGIGGYALLDRDGQPALSSLAPRLDSAGWTTLQHRQDDSFGALWSAGLPRGVALVKSVGDDGWRLVYHLPPRLLLGDLAMPLLASGALLLLAGLALRLLRRRVDRQLIQPALLQHRRLLESLDFSSTVIDLAPVGICVLRRSDRRLLLCNQLLRDWLGEEEQDGDWQAPWRGHAGERGRSLEFTARDGRQLQVLHAACRYQDDDVLLCVFHDISRHRQAQAALSSARQAADAANQAKSAFLATMSHEIRTPLYGVLGTLELLGHTALDARQSQYLRTIESSSSVLLQLISDVLDVSKIESGQLSLEPASFSPRELSESVLRSFAAAATRKGLQALVCTDPRLPTRVLGDADRIRQVLGNLLSNAIKFTDHGRIVLRARLVQREGESSVLAWQVTDTGAGIAAEEQARLFEPFRQVRGTASAQGTGLGLSISDRLVRLMSGELRVVSEPGLGSSFTVRLPLPVVAAAEDGPPLLPEPPVYVRGRDRELVDSACGWLQRWGASAQALQGDPRLLDQTGAILLDAEADLPLAWDGPRVLASVDGGDQPTPAADGALLVTLHGMTAIGLAIARQQQHCTLLPASAHDVQPVPLGLRVLAVEDNPINRVILAEQLQALGCEVELAQDGVEALQRCQTRDFDLIVTDINMPRMDGHALARRLRAEGVSLPVIGATANATAEERERCLASGMQGYLSKPIDIARLRQALSAVRQGDPA; encoded by the coding sequence ATGTTCCGGTTCCCACGCCCTTCCCTGCCCCTGGCCGCGCCGCCGGCCACCGCCTCGGTGCTGCTGCGCTGGCTGACGGTGTGCGTGTTCCTGTGCCTGCTGGCGGCGACCGGTTTCTACCTGATGGCCGCGTTGACAGCGGACATCTCCACGCATCGCCGCAACATGAATGCCGCCGCGTACCGGGCGCAGATCTACTTCGACCAGCGCGAAGCCCTGCTGCGCTACCTCGGCGACTCGGTGGTGGTCGGCGATCCGGCGGCCACGACCAGCGAGGCGGTGCGGCAGCTGCCGCTGGACGGCCCGGGCGGCACCGCAGGCCAGCGCCTGCTGCTGTCACCGCGTGCCGAACATACCCTGCAGGCGCTGCAGACCCATCTGCTGCTGGTCGACGCCAGCGGTACGCATTGGCTGGCCGGCGGCCAGGCCGACGTGGACATTGCCCGCCTGCCCTCGCTGCAGACATTGCAGGCGCGCAGCGGCAGCCTGCGTGGCAAGGACCCGATGTACTGGTTGCGGCCTGGCGACAGCGGCGTTGCGCTGGCGCAGCCGGTGCAGGCCGGTCCACGCCCGGCGCAATGGCTGGTCCTGCTGCTGGATGGCGCGGCGGCCGCCGCAATGATCGATGGCCAGGGCATCGGCGGCTACGCGCTGCTCGACCGTGACGGGCAGCCGGCGTTGTCCAGCCTTGCCCCGCGCCTGGACAGCGCCGGCTGGACCACGCTGCAGCATCGCCAGGATGACAGCTTCGGCGCGCTGTGGAGCGCTGGACTTCCACGCGGCGTGGCGCTGGTCAAGAGCGTCGGCGACGATGGCTGGCGGCTGGTCTACCACCTGCCGCCACGCCTGCTGCTGGGCGATCTGGCGATGCCGCTGCTGGCCAGCGGCGCGTTGCTGCTGTTGGCAGGACTTGCACTGCGACTGCTGCGCCGGCGCGTGGACCGGCAGTTGATCCAGCCGGCCCTGCTGCAGCATCGACGGCTGCTGGAAAGCCTGGATTTCAGTTCCACGGTGATCGATCTGGCGCCGGTCGGCATCTGTGTCCTGCGCCGCAGCGACCGTCGGCTGCTGCTGTGCAACCAGCTGCTGCGCGACTGGCTGGGCGAAGAGGAACAGGACGGCGACTGGCAGGCACCCTGGCGCGGCCACGCCGGCGAGCGCGGACGCAGCCTGGAGTTCACCGCGCGCGACGGCCGCCAGCTGCAGGTGCTGCATGCGGCGTGCCGCTACCAGGACGACGATGTGCTGCTGTGCGTGTTCCATGACATCTCGCGGCACCGCCAGGCGCAGGCGGCGCTGTCGTCGGCGCGACAGGCCGCCGATGCGGCCAACCAGGCCAAGAGCGCGTTCCTGGCCACCATGAGCCACGAGATCCGCACCCCGCTGTACGGTGTGCTCGGTACGCTGGAACTGCTGGGCCATACCGCGCTGGACGCGCGCCAGTCGCAGTACCTGCGCACCATCGAGAGTTCGTCGTCGGTGCTGCTGCAGCTGATCAGCGACGTACTGGACGTGTCGAAGATCGAATCGGGCCAGCTGAGCCTGGAACCGGCATCGTTCTCGCCGCGCGAGTTGTCCGAGAGCGTACTGCGCAGCTTCGCCGCCGCCGCCACGCGCAAGGGCCTGCAGGCACTGGTGTGCACCGACCCGCGCCTGCCGACGCGGGTGCTGGGCGACGCCGACCGGATCCGCCAGGTGCTGGGCAACCTGCTCAGCAACGCCATCAAGTTCACCGACCATGGGCGGATCGTGCTGCGGGCGCGGCTGGTGCAGCGCGAGGGCGAATCGAGCGTGCTGGCCTGGCAGGTCACGGACACCGGCGCGGGCATCGCCGCCGAAGAACAGGCACGCCTGTTCGAACCGTTCCGCCAGGTCCGCGGTACGGCCAGTGCCCAGGGCACCGGCCTGGGCCTGTCGATCAGCGACCGGCTGGTGCGGCTGATGAGCGGCGAACTGCGGGTGGTCAGCGAGCCGGGGCTGGGCAGCAGCTTCACCGTGCGCCTGCCGTTGCCGGTGGTGGCGGCGGCCGAGGATGGACCGCCGCTGCTGCCCGAGCCGCCGGTGTATGTACGTGGCCGCGACCGCGAACTGGTCGACAGTGCCTGCGGCTGGCTGCAGCGCTGGGGTGCCAGTGCGCAGGCGCTGCAGGGCGATCCGCGCCTGCTCGACCAGACCGGCGCCATCCTGCTGGATGCAGAAGCGGACCTGCCGCTGGCATGGGACGGGCCGCGGGTACTGGCCTCGGTGGACGGCGGCGACCAGCCGACGCCGGCCGCCGATGGCGCCCTGCTGGTGACCCTGCATGGCATGACCGCGATCGGCCTGGCCATCGCGCGCCAGCAGCAGCACTGCACGCTGCTGCCGGCGTCGGCGCACGATGTACAGCCGGTGCCGCTGGGACTGCGGGTGCTGGCCGTGGAAGACAATCCGATCAACCGGGTGATCCTGGCCGAACAGCTGCAGGCGCTCGGCTGCGAGGTGGAACTCGCGCAGGACGGCGTCGAGGCGCTGCAGCGCTGCCAGACCCGCGACTTCGACCTGATCGTCACCGACATCAACATGCCGCGCATGGATGGCCACGCACTGGCGCGACGCCTGCGCGCCGAGGGCGTGTCACTGCCGGTGATCGGTGCCACCGCCAATGCCACCGCCGAAGAGCGTGAGCGCTGCCTGGCCAGTGGCATGCAGGGCTACCTGAGCAAACCGATCGATATCGCACGCCTGCGCCAGGCGCTTTCCGCCGTCCGCCAAGGAGACCCCGCATGA